DNA from Coffea arabica cultivar ET-39 chromosome 10c, Coffea Arabica ET-39 HiFi, whole genome shotgun sequence:
TTGTGTTAGAGACTAGTAGATACATAAATCTTATTATATCAAAAGGGTATTTTGACaccacttttaaatttttttcgctGCTAGTGGTGTTTGAACCCCATTTATAGCCCAAGAAAAGTCTTTAAATCCTTTTTTGGTGGCCATTGAGCATGGCTCAGTGGTTAGCGGGGTcaagtttaatatttttttttttgaaacgatAGGAGGTTTTCATTGCTTTAATGAGAAAGAGTACATATACGAGCAACGGCTCGAGAGAAGCTATACAAGAAGTGTTCTAAGAACACTGAGGAAACAGTCTTTCCTCATCAACAATAACGCCTAAAACATCATCGCTTAATTTTTTGCTAACTAACATATGTTCTTGTCTACACAAGTCAAAAGAGCACATGCAAAACAAACTCTGTAGCTTAGAGATGTCTTCCAGTACTGTTGCCATCTTAATGTCCGCAAGGCTCTGCTGTTTGATTTGTCTCCACAGCTCCTTGTTACAAAACTTCAGCTTAACCTTGCTCCAGTTTCGATGCACAGCTTTGCACAAGGCCAGCTTCAGAGCTAGTGCATCATCTAGTACTTTGTTTCCCAGACTGATCTTATTCATTATTCACCCTGTCATTCTATTCCTTGCATATGCCTTAACTGTGATTCCTATCCCAACCTTATGCTGtccttttttctttgttgtttctaTCTCCATTATCACAGCTCCCTCATTTGTATAATTCTGATCTTGCAAATCTAGTCTAGGGACAGTTTCTTTTGTGCTCTTTTCAACTTCTGTGACCTCTTCCTGCAGCTGTTCCATCCAATCCTTGTGTGCTCTTGCTATTGTTTTGAAAGGTGTAACTATATCTGATttctcgaattctctcttatttttttctttccacacCTGCCACAGGATATTAGCAGTTAAACCAATATGTTCCAACCCCTCTGGTCTATGCCTTGCTTCTGAAATCCTTAGCCACCATCGTTTGAAGTTCCCTTGTTGATCCTTTGCCCCATCCCACTGAATAGGAGCTGCCTTCCAAATGTTCATCGAATGAGGACAGGTCAATAGGAGGTGTTCTACAGTTTCCTGTGCAGTTTCACAAGTTGTGCAAGTAGGATCACCTTGGCCCGTTCTCCTCCTCACAGCTTCCTTCACTGGCAGAGCTCCTTGAATGCATTTCCAAATGAAGAACTTGATCTTGTGCTTAATGTTTAAACTCCACAGAGTGTTCCACATTTGAATAACTTGAGGGCTACTTTCTGCATAACTGGAACTTGCTCCATTAGGATTAcccgtttttctttttctgctttgcTTCATCAGGAGTTTGTAGCCCGAGTTGATAGTGTATTGCCCTCTCGCCTTTGGTTGCCAATAAAAGCTATCCTTCCTCTCTGAAAGACTCAAGGGAATAGCTAGAATTTTGTGCGCATCATGTCTGTTAAAATTTCTGAAGATGATATTCCTATTCCATCTTTGATGACTTTTGAGCTCTCCCACCTTTTCCAGCTCACACATGCTCCTTCGACTTGTAGTCGGCCTACATATAGTTGTATCTGGAATTCACTTATGTTCCCAGATGCTTGTACTACGCCCATTCCCTATCCTCCTAATCAGTTTTTCATTGAGTAGGCTTCTTGCTCCCATTAAGCCTTGCCAAATCCAGGATGCATTTTTGGTGGGACTGCAATGTAAGATGAACTCCTTTGGAAAATATTTAGCTTTTAACACCTTGCTCACCAACAGATTTGGTTTAGTAATTAACCTCcatacttgctttcctagcagAGCTTGATTGAAAGCTTCAAGATCCTTGAAGCCTAGACCTCCTGCCTTTTTTTCCAAAGCCATTCTTTCCCAAGAAATCCAGTGCATTTTGTTCTTGCCATTAGATTCTccccaccaaaaattggccatCAGTGCGCAGACATCTTTACACAATCTTCTTGGCAGTTTAAAGCACGACATAACGTACGTAGGCATAGCCATTGCGACTTCCTTCAGCAATATTTCTTTACTTGCTGGGCTCAAAAATCTGTTTTTCCAGTTCTGGAATCTTTTCCTTATATTGTCCCTCACGAAACCAAATATCTGTTCTTTAGTTCTTGAGACAACCATTGGGAGCCCCAAATATTTGCCTTGTGTTGCCTCTATCATTCCTCCAAGAGCTTGACATATTTCTCCCTTCTTCTCGCTGGCCATGTTTTTGCTAAAGAACACAGCTGATTTGTCCAAATTGACCAACTGCCCTGAGGAGTTTTCATATACTTTCAAGACTTCCATAATCTCCCCTGCCACTTCCTTATTTGCTTTAGAAAAGATGATAGAAtcatcagcaaaaaaaaaagtgagtaAGAACTGGACCTTGCCTGCTGATCTTTTGACCTTCAATCCTTTTGCTTTCCTCAGCTCTTCTCAACAAGTTAGAAAAGCCTTCTGAACAAATTAAAAACAGGTAAGGGGACAAAGGGTCTCCCTGCCGGATTCCCCTTTCTGGGGACACGAAACCTTTGACTTCCCCGTTGCAATTGAATGAGTAACTCACTGTCTTCAGGCAGCTATGGATCCAGTTAATCCACGTAGAATAGAATCCCATTTGTTCCATCATAGCAAGCAGAAAGtgccactccaccctatcgTAGGCCTTTGCCATGTCCAATTTGATTGCCATGTAGCCTTCTTTCCcatgtcttttatttttcaggTAATGCATACACTCATGAGCAATGATCACATTATCCAAAATTTGTCTATCAGGAATAAAAGCAGATTGAGTTTTGCTTATGCAAGTATCTAGTACAGTCTTTAGTCTATTGGCCAAGATTTTGGATATGATTTTGTAGATCACACTGCATAGACTGATAGGcctgtaatttttcaaattgattAGATGCAAAGTTTTGGGAATGAGAGATGTGACAGTATGGTTCACAAATTTAAGCATGTGACTTGAGTGAAAAAAAGCTTTGATTGCTAGTATGATATCATTCTTAATGGAGCTCCAGAATTTCTGAAAAAACATTGGAGTCATTCCATCATGACCTGTTGCTTTTTTTGGATTCATAGAGAACAGTGCATCATGGATTTCATCCTCCAGAACTTCCTTGATCAGGTTATCGTTCATCTCCTGAGTGATTGAGTGTGGAATACCAGATAAAATTTCTGTCATTTCACCTCTCCCTCCACTCATGAACAGCTCCTTAAAATAATCAGTAATTTCAGTCACTACCTCATCCTCATTGTTAGTCCAAGACCCATCCTCTTTTTGTATTTTGCTCAAATTATTACTCACTCTCCTCCCCTTGACATCAGAGTGAAAATACTTAGTATTTTTATCCCCTTCCCGCAGCCAACTAATTCTAGCCTTTTGACTCCAAAAAATGTCTTCCTCCTTATAAGCTTCTGCCAGCTGCTTCTTTAGTTCCCTTAACTCCCCTTTTCTCTTATCTAAATCTGAGTTTCTAACTCTTCCCAGTTCCTGCTTTAGATCATTAATTTTGCTCCTAGAGTTAGCTTGGACTTTATTTCTCCACTTCAAAAGCTCGATTCTGCAATTTCTAATCTTCCTGGTTACTTTGAACATATTTGAACCATGTTCCTCCTTATTCCAAACCTGCTCCACCAATTTCTGTATCCCCTCTTTGTGGAGCCATCTCTTATCAAAATAAaacctcttcttcttccttccaaTCCCTGGATTAGTATCTAGTAACAGTATAGAGTGATCAGAAGCTAGGGTATCAATATGCTGACACCTTGCCTTCTCAAACTCTTGGAACCACTTCACACTTCCAAGACATCTATCAAGCCTTTGTCGGACTTCACCTTCATTATCCCAGTGGTTACTCCACGTCCAAGGGTGACCTTCAAACCCTATATCCACTAATCTATTACAATCTATGAATTCTCTAAAGTCCCTAAAACTTCTCTCCTCCCTATACGCTCCCCCCCATTTTTCATCATTGGACAAAATATCATTAAAGTCACATGTGATTAAGAATCTGGAACCCCACAATCTGCTCCTATCAGTTAACACTCTCCATTGTTCCTTCCTAATTCTCTGGTCACAACTGACATAAACTCCAATAAACCACCAAGTAGCCCGAGAGTCATTATTTTCCAGTTTGGCTTTTATAGTGAAAGCTGTAGTGTTTACCTCAACAATTTGTGTTTCCTTAGTCCAGAACAAAGCCATTCTACCTGCCCTATTCATAGCTTCCACTGTCACATTATGATCCAACCTTAGATTTCTAGCTATTCTATCTATCACATTCTTCCTGTTCTTAGTCTCGCTCAAGAAAATCAGACTTGGGGAGGAGAGGTTGTTAACCTCCCTCAGATTGGGAACTGTCAAGGGACTCCCCACCCCTTGGCAGTTCCACACCACAACTCTCATTTGCAACTGGAGGTCCCTTTAAGGAAGGATCCCTCCTCCTTTCCCCTAGTCCCTTCAGAATATAGCTCAAACATAGGTTTTGTTTTTTTCCCCTGAGTTGCATCCTGTTGTGCTTCCTCCATCAGTTCATCTCTAATCaacatctttctttttccaatgCTAGCCTGAGAATTGTTATTACCATTTAACACTTGTAATGGTCTTCTAGTTTTGGCCGGTGGGTTTAATTTTCTAAAAGATCTCCTGGATTGCCTGTCTATAACCCCTCCCGCCTTTCCATCTCCTAGGGATTCCTGATGAAGAACTAAAACCCCTGACTCTTTCTCTATGAGCTCAGCTTCCAGGTTTTGGTTGTGCACTGCCACTTCTACATCCTCCTCTATCTCTTCCGCTGCATTACAAGTCTGGATTTCTTCCCCCATTTGAGCAGAGGTGGTGAGAACAAGGCCTTCTTTATCAACGTTCATCTGTCTCTCTATCCTATCATGTGACCCTGCCTTATCTACCTCCTATCTAGTTGAGGTTCCTACATCCAACTCTGTTCTAGTATCAGACCCTTCTATCTCCCGCTCCTGGTTACTATCACTTCATATACCAGAAAACTTAAAACCTTTTACAAGATTTTTCTGACTTTGTGACCTATTTTTTTCCTGTTCGACCAACTCCCCATTCCTAAAGGTCCAGTAGCGTTTGTCACTAACCTCGTCGacctctcaattttttttctgagGTGAAGTCCTAGTGTTCCCTGCTCTCAACCAAGGATCGTACTGGTTCTCAGCATTGTTACCTCCTAACCATCGCTTTTCTTTGCAGGACCTCTCACTGTGTCCTACAATCCTGCAGTTATAACAGAAATCCGGACATCTTTCATATTTGAAAGCTATCCATTTTCCGGCTCCTGCAATCCTGACCACGGTGCCTCTGAGAAGAGGTTTAGATAGATCAACCAAAGCTAACACTTTCAAATGTCTACCCTCATTCCCTCCGGACTGTGGGACTAAGACCTCTCTAACTTCAATAAAAACTCCTCCTATCTTTTTTCCAATCTCCTTAGAAAGCCAGTGAACTGGTAAGTTCCAGAGTTGCACATATAGAGGTGCTGTCATAAAGGCTTTGTAATCCTCTTCTATACCTTCTACCCATCTTTTCAGAACTAACATCTGATTGTCTATAACCCAAGGCCCTCCCTCTACTATTCTATTCTGATCATCAGGATTTTGAATGTTGAACTGGAACACGTTAGGTCCCAGTTCCACCACAAACAAATTCCTGGGGTACCCCCAGGCCACAGCCACAAAGTTTTTAATTCCAatgaaattaataattttttctcCTATAACTCTACCAATAATGCTGTTCTCACAAGCTCTCACCCCCGTATGAAAGTCCTCTAGCTCCAACGTAGGTCCTAGCAGCTCATTCCCTTCAAGGGAAAATTTCTGTAGGAACTCTGTCAAATCTCCCTCCATGGTAAATATCTAGCAATTCCAAGTGGTATAACCACCCATACTTAGGATAAACAAACGCAAAGCAGACAGCAATgggacccaaaaaataaaaaagacaagAGAGGACCAAATAGCTAAAGAAGAAAACAAGATCCAGCAAAGAAAATAGACAAATAAAGATAATGAATGATCTCTGCTCACTTACACTGCATACacaagacaaaagaaagaaagaacacTGAGTCTCGTTTGTCCAGGCATTAGCATATCATCTGTGGGTTGTGGCGCTTGACCTTCTGCCCTTCATGCACTGACTAGCTGGAACTGATATATGTTCCTTTAAACTTGAATCCAACTCCCTCATTGTTGGTTACTGATCGATGGTTTTAGGTGTAGATTTGCAGGAATGTggtaatttgaaaaaatttgaaaggtGCTGACTTCCCACCAAAGAGGTGAGAGGACTCTTAACCCAAGAAAGAGCACAACTACTCTAGAGTGAAAAAGCCTCTACTATAGTGAGTcaagtttaataactatggctGAAACTTGGGTCTTGTTCACgtgaaaaatttctaaaattatgatgatttttaaaaaaattctataaaGGGGGCATTTTGTGTATGGTTTTCTATTCTTGGGGTCTTCGCATTTGCTAAATGCGAAGTCGACATGAATTTTTCGACCACcgaaattatatataaaaaaaagaagcataCCTCGCATTTGTAAAATGCGAGGTTATACTAACCACGCATTTTACAAATGCGAGGTCATGTATacctcgcatttgtgaaatgcgaggtTAGTAACCACCAATATAGAAGGtcatttccttcattctttttgACGTTTGATTAATACGTATTTGGACTTCTTAACtttagtaaatatttaaaagtcACTACCACTAAATATGTCACAGTTATGATTTCTTGGCTGTAAAGTTGTGTGAATTTCATTTCACTCGACAACAGTGAGACTAACAATAACcattttttgcatttaaaatAGCGATTGGTGGATTCAAAAAATTTATGAGTTTTGTAGCTTATTTGGAATTAGtcggaaaagggagaaaatgtTTGGAAAATTGCAGTTGCTGTAATTAGTGCAGAATTGTGATGATCCGAGCTCGTATCCTATAAAAACCTAGAAGGATCCGACCACGGATCGTTTGAAGCGCAAAAAATTAAAACAGGAGATCCTAGCTCGGATCATTCAAGTTCCAGTTTGATCCGAGACCTCGGATAAACTTCTGGTGTAGTGGATCCGAGCCATGTAGGATCCGAGGACTACAAGAACAGATACGACCTCGGATCTGTTCGCGGATAAAGCAGAAACGAACCCTCGTTTCTGCACTTTTCAAATATTTCTTCCCTCTTCTCACCGAAACCCTACCCCCTTTCCTCCAATCTTCTATTTAATCTATCAAATCTCCAATCCTTCACCATAAACACCTCCCTAACCCTTGTATGATCATAAACCGTAAGCCATTTCACCACAAAACATCATCAAAAGTGGATTTTGATCTTCAAAAGGGAATTTTGGGCCGCACGGAATTTGTTTGATTTCTGGGTAAAATTGGACttgtttcttcctcatttttcatcattatcATTCTCCAGCATCCTCCTTTACATTTGAGGTAACAATTTGCAATTTCTTTTGAGATTTTATAATTCCTATTTTTGcataatttttttagtttttgagtATATGTGATAAAAGCTTATTTGTTGAAATTTCTTGATACAATTGTGTTACATtgtgataatatatacatttagtAATGGTTGTTTGCTTagatttgagaaatttgttaatatggtgataaattttataatttttctcaTGAAAGCACACTATACTTTTGTTTGCAATTTCTTGTTTTCGTGTATAATTTGCATTTGTTTGCTTGAAATAAGCGCATCTTTATGCAAATTGATGATAAATTGTGGTAAGTATAGTGGGTAGTTATGTATTGGTTTGAAGAAAAGTGCCAAAAGTTGAGAATTGTTTGAATTGAAGATGTTTTTCGTAAGGCATATGGAGACGCTGCGATGAATTGATGTTTGAAGCTTAATGTTATAGCATAGTGTCATTGATAGTCTACtttactttcaaattttattccaaTCTTACAAATGGTTTTAATTGTCAAAGTATTGGAAGTATTTAGTGTATCATGACAACCTTGTTGGTAATATTCATTCTCAATGTGAGAATTGTATTTGTGAGGTCTTACGTAGATTTTTTGCTTGAATTTTTGGTAAATGTTGGCAGGTAGTTTAGCCCTTTTtcaaggggaaactctgccgaaatttttttaaattcttatttAATACGTGTGAGCAAGTTTCTACGATTTCTAATGAACGTTCATCTTGCTTTTGGTATAGGTATTATGTCTCGCACAAGAAGGTCTAGAGCACCGACACCTCCATTTTCGTCGACTGAGGAACACACACCTTCCTTGCAAGAGGAGTCACTTGAAGAGGAATCTCCGTCACCAGAGCCGCCACCTCGCTCTCGCCGGAAGACCGCGTCTATTAGCCATGACGAGCCACCTCCGGACTACGATACCACTCGATTCACCTCGCTTGAAAACCAACAATGGTATGAAGCCGGCTTAGACAAGGAGATTATCATCGAGAAGCACTTGGCACCGGAAGTGGATGCACACTACCACATTTCCACAGCATTCAAGCTCCTTGGTTGGGAGAACATCTTACAACTTCCCAAGCATTACTACCCAACCTTGGTCCGGGAGTTCTACGCCAACGTGGAAAACAAACAAAGCCACAGTGGCAATCTCATCGTCTCGTGGGTTCGAGGCAAGAGAGTGGCTCTTACTCGGGATACACTGGGACACTTCGTCAAACTCAAAGACGAAGGACAAGATATCAAATTGACCAAGGAGTTCAAGGCGCGAGACCCTTGGCAGGTGGGAGAGGCGGTTGGACGCCTCAAGGGCCAGTATAGAGAGAGAGGAACTGCGAAGAAGCTTACAGTTTACGCCGATTCATTTGAGCATAGGTACCACCTGATCTTCTACCTGTTTCCCTTCAATGTGGTAccaaaaaaaagtggaaaacgGGAGCTCCGCAATAGTGATCTCTACTTTTTGGACAAGATGATGCATGGTGTGGGTGCGCAGCTGACCGGTATTCCTCTACCCAGCATTATCATCAGTTATATGTGGACTACAGTTGGCATGAGGGCCGGCGAGACCTGCTTCGGGTTTCCAAGACTGCTATCCCTCATTTTTGAGAAGGTCAAGGTTCCTCTTGGAACCGAGTGAGCTATCGTCACTAGGTCTGCCGAGGAGGTTAATACCACTATACTCAAAGCTTTGGGCATTCCTACAGATTTTGGAGCTGCTCTGGTTCGAGACACTGGAGAGGCATCGACTTCCGCTCAGCCTCCTCCGCACACTGAACCACAAACGGAAACTCGAGAGGCGGAGGCGCAGCAAGCTCTTCCTCCTCCTGTTCCTCAACCGCCACCACCTCCGAGATCAAAATGGCAAGAGCTCCTAAATGCCATTTGCTGTTTAGAGGCACGAGTCGTCGAGCATATCGATCAAACGGAGAGACGGATGACGGAACAACTAGACAGGCATGATCGCCGTCTTCGGGCGATGGAAGAACACTTCAACATCCGCCGGTCGCCTACTCCGACACCTCATCAGGAGGAGGGCCATATTGGTACCTCACAGGGTCCTCATGGAGCGGAGGAGGCAATAGACCCTCGTTCCGAGCAGCCATGACGCTCCGTAGCAGCTTGGATCTTTTATTTCTctattttgcttttcttttgttaagacAACCTTTGTAGTTTTCTTATTGGATTATCTTGTACAACTTATGTAGTTTGGTACCATTGTTGTTTCATtttggacagaattgggatgATTGTGAGGTTTGAAGGGCATCAAATTGCATGACCACTCATTTTGAGGGAAGTTTCAGTGTCTCCTACATGTCTGTACAATGAGGACATTGTAGATTTTAAGTGTGCGGGAGTGATTACTTTGTCTTATGGGTGGTTGTGTTTTGAAATGTATGATTGCAGTTGTCTATGGGttaaaaatgttggaattatatggTGAAATATTGTCATGAGATTAATTTCCTTGAAATTGAGGTTGTTGGTAGGGAGTTTTCATCCATTGTTATTTAGATtactctatcaaaattttatcTTCCAGGCAAAagttttccaatatttcaaattaatggccaaaatgttcaattttaagtgtttatttcttcCATTGGATAAAATGTTATATGTTTTTTGGGAAGGTTTAGTTCTCATTTTGCTTGGAAtgaaccattatgcaattaggatttttactttttaggaagtatatttggttaaataagaaaaattaccTCGCTTGATGTTTTGCATGATTAATGATATTTGTCATTTTCACTTAATTTCGTTAGTAAGTGCTTGATATAGTCACGATAAGGCCAAATTGCAACAAAATTATGCTTACAGGGAAAAGAAATTGATGCCTAAATTAAAgaataatattattaattttctgCTCCAATGATTCATGTACTGGGTAACAAAGGGGCTGGcatttacaaatgtcgacattcgcttAAAAAGATATTGGAGGTAAGAGTATACTTAGCAATGTAAATAAGTGAAACGTTGAGTACCTGTgaattttcacctaaaagtgttaaTTTTCGCGTAAAAAAGCATTCGCATTATTTAAATAATATGAAATGTGAATAATATTCCTCTAAATTGTTAACATTCGGGATGAGGAAGGCCGTAAAATTGAGAATGAAATTTGCTTATTTGAGGAATTAGGATAGAATGAgagattgatttgaatttgttgagattaaggcataattatttttatttaattaaatattatgagtatttagcgtacactttgcacacttttagcatgaatttttggtatgttttgagaagattaaagccatatttcaACTCCTTTGTGATAATTGCTTGAATATTATTTAAGGGTTCAAAACGAATTCAAATTAGTGGATTAGTGCGTTAATTTACTTAACACCGTGAAGGTTATTGaagtatgaaattcatgcacgaaCTGAAAGAAATGTAAGGGCCATTCAGAGGATAAATTGCACAACAGATTGGGAGCAAAATTGTAGAAATATAGGAAAGCCGTAAAAAATAAAACGTGGGAGTTGCTGCACACGGATCTGAGCACGGATCCGTGTGAACAAGACTGATCCGAGGCCTCGGCTGTACTTCTGGAGTAAGGTATCCGAGGTCTTtaggatccgacctcggatctaCGATGGAAAGTCCTCAGATcaagtggatccgagctcgtaTCCATTTTCACGAGACGGATCCGAGGCGcggatctgtctctctcctcATGTCAACTGGCAGAGCCGTTTTTCTACATCTTTCTCACAGGTTTTATAGCTATTTTGCAGAGcttcaccttcaattggctaagtTCGCTTTTACCTTTCTTCACCTTCCTTTCAAGTAGTTAGTTAATGCGCATGTTATCATATTTAAACTTCAAATCATCACATTTCCTTATTGCAATGTGTTATTTACAATTCCATTCCAATTGTGACTTCCATAAGATCATAAGAAGAGATAcaaaataaaacattattttcGTGCCCttgtattttaaataataaggTGAAGTATTATTTACACTcccatttttttttagattGAGTACCTCGCATTTGCGAAATGATTTTTTAGCAGATGATTATGGAGTGATTATTTCtaaattaaatgagaaaagatgagATCAAGCCACACAATGGATATTGCACCGACTCAGATGTTTGACAAAAAATGTATTATgattaatataaaattttttcaaaaaaaaattttgacagagtctccccttaaaagtggacaaaactccctgccagcaaacCCAAAATGCataacatttaatccaaccAATATTTCCAGCAACGTGtccaaatattttaaaaataaaactacTATTCGCCAAAGTAAAGAATATAAACAAAAGGAGAAGCAAACAACAACTACACAATTAAAGTGCTGAATATCAATGATGTCCTAGTCTTCCATGAGTGCCACATCCTCTGGGTTTGTGCACTCTCTGTGTTCGACGTGGCTGGACTGGCATCGCAACATCGATTTGAGTAATCTGTGACTCAAGTCTAGCATCAATAGCTTGGATACTTGGGCCTTCATCTGTACCTCCTACATGTTATTCACCACTTGCAAGATGTAAGTCTGTAAGGGGCGTAAACTCCGCCATAGGCACTGGCGACCTAGAATGGCCAATAGACCTAGGGATGCCTTGATGCTCGGTAGCCTGTGACCCTCCATCACATCCAGTTTGGACGGTGGGTTCTGGTGACCGGAGTCTACGACGGCGTCCACCACCATGCTGACCTCCGTGAACATTCCTATGAGCTCTTTCAACGCGACGGGGGTCTGCTGGTTGCGGAATTTGCTGGGGTACTCGTGGAAggcgaaatgcaagtcgggATGACTCTCCTACAGTTTCCAATGTCATGGATGCAAAGTCCTTCATTGCATTAAAATAATTCGTGTGCTGTTCGTCACTCTGTGCGAGACAGGTCTCAGCCATGTAATATACCTGAGACATAGCATCCATCTGGAGATATAATGTTGGGATGCAAAAGGATTGAATAGAGTTAAATCTTAACAACTTGGATGACCGAAGGATCTCTTTCAGTAATTGTAAGGAAAACTTACTAGATATTGTGCTCTAGCGCTATCACCCTGAAAGCCCTCCGGAAAAACGGGATGCCTAGTAGGATTTGAAATATATAGCACTGTCCGCTCGCGATACCATTGACGATACTCATCGGACGGATAGGTAGGATCTTCAGTTACAGCACCGTCCTCCACATGCATATGCCGATCAGTCCATACATCAATATATGCTGCATGTCTAGTTATCCAGTCTTGATTCCCCTTGCCACGACGATCAAGAGAATGCAGTGCCTGTTGATTATCGGTCAATCTTAGATCAGG
Protein-coding regions in this window:
- the LOC113714211 gene encoding uncharacterized protein; this encodes MEGDLTEFLQKFSLEGNELLGPTLELEDFHTGVRACENSIIGRVIGEKIINFIGIKNFVAVAWGYPRNLFVVELGPNVFQFNIQNPDDQNRIVEGGPWVIDNQMLVLKRWVEGIEEDYKAFMTAPLYVQLWNLPVHWLSKEIGKKIGGVFIEVREVLVPQSGGNEGRHLKVLALVDLSKPLLRGTVVRIAGAGKWIAFKYERCPDFCYNCRIVGHSERSCKEKRWLGGNNAENQYDPWLRAGNTRTSPQKKN